The Gemmatimonadota bacterium genome contains a region encoding:
- a CDS encoding transglycosylase SLT domain-containing protein gives MKDLSGTYVHHSDHERRRRRIRGGLMLAALMTAAGLAGYSWAPVEAGAVIVSSARPLAVDDSVVTALDKKLGVVRDDLTNASARLERWNRVFGYARRYRITPDLARAIYDAAIAERLDPELAFPVVRLESAFRERATSSVGAAGLTQLMLATAREFEPGITREGLYHRETNLRIGFRYLRRLIQWQKGDVQMALLAYNRGPAAVEVAQELALDASNGYDRIVLKGYRGRGTLD, from the coding sequence ATGAAGGACCTGAGCGGCACCTACGTCCACCACAGTGACCACGAGCGCCGCCGGCGGCGCATTCGGGGCGGCCTGATGCTCGCCGCCCTGATGACCGCCGCTGGGCTGGCGGGCTACTCGTGGGCGCCGGTTGAAGCCGGGGCCGTCATCGTCTCAAGCGCCCGTCCGCTGGCCGTGGACGACTCCGTCGTCACGGCCCTGGACAAGAAACTGGGTGTGGTCCGCGACGACCTCACCAACGCTTCGGCCAGACTCGAGCGCTGGAATCGGGTGTTCGGCTATGCCCGGCGATATCGCATCACTCCAGACCTGGCGCGGGCGATCTACGATGCGGCGATCGCCGAGCGACTCGACCCTGAGCTGGCGTTCCCTGTGGTGCGGCTCGAGAGTGCGTTTCGGGAGCGCGCGACGTCCTCTGTAGGCGCGGCCGGGCTGACGCAGCTGATGCTGGCGACGGCTCGAGAGTTCGAGCCGGGGATCACGAGAGAGGGCCTCTACCATCGGGAGACCAACCTGCGGATCGGCTTTCGATACCTGCGACGCCTCATCCAGTGGCAGAAGGGCGACGTCCAGATGGCACTCCTGGCCTACAATCGGGGTCCCGCGGCGGTTGAGGTGGCACAAGAACTCGCGCTCGACGCGTCCAACGGCTACGACCGAATCGTCCTCAAGGGCTACCGGGGGCGCGGCACGCTGGACTGA
- a CDS encoding ABC transporter permease — protein MTTRIARRGLVGLVGLGLVVTVGPWLWSASPTTIDLGNIGAGPSVAHPLGTDETGRDVLSRLLGGGRVTLLVALLAMATAVSLGSLIGGIAGFRGGRVEAALMRGVDAALAVPGLFIAICLLAFAGPGIPSVILAIGLTTWMPTARVVRGEVARVRREPYIEAAAALGATSSRILWHHVRPLVVPLLLVAATLAVATAILTEAALSFLGIGIQPPTPSWGNMLSGAQGTLSSYPWLAILPGLLIVAAVASVNAAADALRSTHADLSP, from the coding sequence ATGACCACACGGATCGCACGGCGCGGGCTCGTCGGGCTCGTGGGGTTGGGTCTGGTGGTCACGGTCGGCCCGTGGCTCTGGTCGGCGAGCCCAACCACCATCGACCTCGGCAACATCGGGGCCGGACCGAGTGTCGCCCACCCGTTAGGCACGGACGAAACCGGCCGGGATGTGCTCAGTCGCCTGCTCGGCGGTGGTCGCGTGACCCTCCTCGTCGCCCTGCTTGCCATGGCAACCGCCGTGTCCCTCGGGAGCCTCATCGGCGGCATTGCCGGGTTCCGGGGGGGCCGCGTCGAGGCCGCGCTGATGCGAGGCGTCGACGCCGCCCTCGCCGTCCCCGGCTTGTTCATCGCCATTTGCCTGTTGGCGTTCGCCGGGCCCGGCATCCCCAGCGTGATCCTGGCCATCGGATTGACCACCTGGATGCCCACCGCGCGGGTCGTCCGGGGAGAGGTTGCGCGCGTCCGGCGCGAACCCTACATCGAGGCAGCTGCCGCGCTCGGCGCCACGTCGAGTCGCATCCTCTGGCACCACGTCAGGCCCCTGGTCGTCCCACTCCTGCTCGTCGCGGCGACCCTCGCCGTGGCAACAGCCATCCTCACCGAGGCCGCGCTGTCGTTCCTCGGGATCGGGATCCAGCCCCCCACCCCCTCGTGGGGCAACATGTTGTCCGGTGCCCAGGGCACGCTGTCCAGCTACCCCTGGTTGGCGATTCTCCCGGGCCTCCTCATCGTCGCGGCGGTCGCGTCCGTCAACGCCGCGGCCGACGCCTTGCGTTCCACCCACGCCGATTTGTCCCCATGA
- a CDS encoding amidase — translation MTPRALLLLAVASAPLMAQGTTAPFVLEEATIADIHGAMRRGVLSCRQLVAAYLRRMDAYDKNGPMLNAIVHVHPQALATADSLDRRFTREGLTGPLHCVPVIVKDNFETYDLPTSAGSAALRDWRPNRDATLVHRMRVAGAIVIAKSNMAEWAFSPVETVSSILPGYTRNPYALDRVTAGSSGGTAASIAANFGAVGLGTDTGNSIRGPSAHQALVGMRSTMGLTSRTGVVPLFLSQDIAGPMTRTVADNAAVFQVIVGEDPADPATAAARGRAIPRYADSLSRDGLRTARIGVLRVAYESPTLDPEVARVFDRAMADARALGATVLDTVVIPGLDSIRRAQSGGGCAPFRHDLETYLASVASSNPPVKTVEEIIRTGRFHPSVQGRLEAARGATSSPDTTLGCRSREAYRAALRALVVRRMDELRLDALAYPTWSNPPRKIGDLNTPAGDNSQLFSPSTGFPAITVPMGYTRGELPAGLQLLGRPWSEGTLYRLAFAYEQGTRHRHAPASTPPRLP, via the coding sequence ATGACCCCGCGCGCCCTCCTGTTGCTGGCCGTTGCCAGCGCCCCCCTCATGGCCCAGGGAACGACCGCCCCGTTTGTTCTGGAGGAGGCGACCATCGCGGACATCCACGGGGCCATGCGGCGCGGCGTATTGAGCTGCCGCCAGCTCGTCGCGGCCTACCTTCGCCGCATGGACGCCTACGACAAGAACGGGCCAATGCTCAATGCCATTGTCCACGTGCACCCCCAGGCGCTGGCCACCGCGGACTCCCTGGATCGACGGTTCACTCGGGAGGGGCTCACCGGCCCATTGCACTGCGTCCCGGTCATCGTGAAGGACAACTTCGAGACCTACGACCTCCCCACCAGCGCCGGCTCCGCGGCCCTCAGGGACTGGCGCCCCAATCGCGATGCCACGCTGGTCCACCGGATGCGCGTGGCCGGCGCCATCGTCATCGCCAAGTCCAACATGGCCGAGTGGGCCTTTTCCCCGGTCGAGACGGTCAGCTCAATACTCCCCGGCTACACCCGCAATCCCTACGCGCTCGATCGCGTCACCGCCGGCTCGTCCGGCGGCACCGCGGCCAGCATCGCCGCCAACTTTGGCGCCGTGGGCCTCGGGACAGATACCGGCAACTCGATTCGCGGCCCCTCAGCCCACCAGGCCCTCGTTGGCATGCGCTCTACCATGGGGCTGACGAGCCGGACGGGGGTGGTTCCCCTGTTCCTCTCGCAGGACATCGCCGGCCCCATGACGCGCACGGTCGCCGACAATGCGGCCGTCTTCCAGGTGATCGTCGGCGAAGATCCGGCCGACCCCGCCACCGCGGCCGCGCGCGGTCGGGCCATTCCCCGCTACGCGGACTCCCTGTCGCGCGATGGCCTGCGGACCGCACGCATCGGCGTCTTGCGCGTGGCATACGAGTCCCCAACCCTCGACCCCGAGGTGGCGAGGGTGTTTGACCGCGCGATGGCCGATGCGCGCGCGCTAGGCGCCACCGTCCTCGATACCGTCGTCATCCCCGGCCTCGACTCGATCCGACGCGCGCAGTCCGGCGGGGGGTGCGCACCGTTCAGGCACGACCTCGAGACCTACCTGGCGAGTGTCGCGTCGTCCAACCCGCCGGTGAAGACGGTAGAGGAGATCATCCGCACCGGTCGTTTTCACCCGAGTGTCCAGGGGCGCCTCGAAGCCGCACGTGGCGCCACGTCGTCGCCCGACACCACCCTGGGCTGCCGCAGTCGCGAGGCGTACCGCGCCGCCCTGCGCGCCCTCGTCGTGCGGCGCATGGACGAACTCCGGCTCGATGCGCTCGCCTACCCGACCTGGAGCAACCCGCCACGAAAGATCGGCGACCTCAACACCCCGGCGGGAGACAACTCCCAGCTGTTCTCTCCCTCCACCGGCTTCCCCGCGATCACGGTGCCCATGGGATACACGCGCGGGGAACTCCCCGCGGGGTTGCAGCTGCTCGGGCGCCCGTGGAGCGAGGGCACCCTCTATCGACTGGCGTTCGCGTACGAACAGGGCACGCGTCACCGGCACGCGCCGGCCAGCACGCCCCCCCGCCTGCCCTGA
- a CDS encoding serine hydrolase, with protein sequence MRAFIACLIVLAACSRDDRFAGLQEAIVERETRVPGAVVGVYLRDLADDATLEHRGDSLFHAASTMKLPLLVEYVRAVQAGRIDTNATLRLENRFASVVDGSPFTLDPGDDSDSTLYARVGQDVPLRELAERMITRSSNLATNALIGVLGADRAQATVRSLGANTMVVARGVEDGKAFDAGIINRTSARDLGILLEAIVSDRAAAPEWTRAMLDILERQEFSAEIPAGLPSGTRVAHKTGWITGVLHDAALIFPPGGRPPFILVVLTRGIPDQAVARALIQDIARACWDALVSPVS encoded by the coding sequence ATGCGCGCCTTCATCGCCTGCCTCATCGTCCTGGCCGCCTGCTCGCGTGACGATCGCTTTGCGGGCCTCCAGGAAGCGATTGTCGAACGGGAGACCCGGGTCCCCGGCGCCGTCGTGGGCGTCTACCTTCGTGACCTGGCGGACGACGCCACCCTGGAGCATCGGGGTGACTCCCTGTTTCACGCGGCCTCAACGATGAAGCTCCCCCTGTTGGTGGAGTACGTCCGCGCGGTGCAGGCCGGTCGGATCGACACGAACGCCACCTTGCGCCTGGAGAATCGCTTCGCGTCGGTCGTCGACGGCTCACCATTCACGCTGGACCCCGGGGACGACTCGGACAGTACCCTCTACGCCCGTGTGGGGCAGGACGTGCCACTCCGCGAGCTCGCCGAGCGCATGATCACACGGAGCAGCAACCTGGCCACCAATGCCCTGATAGGAGTCCTCGGGGCCGATCGTGCCCAGGCCACCGTGCGCTCGTTAGGCGCCAATACCATGGTCGTGGCCCGGGGCGTTGAGGATGGCAAGGCGTTCGACGCGGGCATCATCAACCGCACGAGCGCCCGGGACCTGGGCATCCTTTTGGAGGCGATCGTGTCAGATCGCGCTGCCGCACCCGAGTGGACGCGCGCGATGCTCGATATTCTCGAGCGGCAGGAGTTCAGCGCCGAGATCCCGGCGGGATTGCCGAGCGGCACCCGCGTGGCCCACAAGACCGGTTGGATCACCGGGGTGCTGCATGACGCGGCCCTGATCTTTCCTCCGGGGGGCCGGCCCCCGTTCATCCTGGTCGTGCTGACCCGCGGCATTCCCGACCAGGCCGTCGCTCGCGCGCTCATCCAGGACATAGCACGGGCCTGCTGGGACGCGCTCGTCAGCCCGGTGTCCTAG
- the moaC gene encoding cyclic pyranopterin monophosphate synthase MoaC, producing the protein MTDLTHVDAAGRARMVDIGDKPSTERVAVAGGQIIMRPETLRAIRDNQIAKGDVLGVARVAGILAAKRTADLIPLCHQVPLSDVSIDFAADDALPGYRVSCTARTTAQTGVEMEAIVAVSVSLITLYDMAKGVDKGMVIGEISLLEKRGGKSGDWVRNP; encoded by the coding sequence ATGACCGACCTGACTCATGTTGACGCGGCCGGACGGGCCCGCATGGTGGACATCGGAGACAAACCCTCGACCGAACGGGTTGCGGTGGCCGGCGGCCAGATCATCATGCGCCCCGAAACCCTGCGTGCCATCCGGGACAATCAGATCGCGAAGGGCGACGTGCTTGGCGTCGCACGCGTGGCCGGAATTCTGGCGGCCAAGCGTACCGCCGATCTGATCCCGCTTTGCCATCAGGTGCCCCTCAGCGACGTGTCGATCGATTTCGCCGCCGACGACGCCCTGCCAGGCTATCGGGTCTCTTGTACCGCCCGCACCACCGCCCAGACCGGGGTCGAGATGGAGGCCATTGTGGCCGTAAGTGTGAGCCTTATCACACTTTACGACATGGCGAAAGGGGTGGATAAGGGGATGGTCATCGGCGAGATTTCGCTCCTTGAAAAGCGGGGCGGCAAGAGCGGCGACTGGGTCCGCAATCCCTGA
- a CDS encoding transglycosylase SLT domain-containing protein: MMMQRRRVVHMAAMVAVAACGRSLTPAAAPVHAPVIAMPGQDSSPPALQDAAPRSEESASVPAVVIPDSLSSSLERSIASVGAALGIPPLSIGETAAQPVEAEAVSWDLDVLSYATQEHVARYVTLFSGSARERIQSRLSRGKAYEPMIREKFRSRGIPEDLYYLALVESGYDPHAYSRAAAVGMWQFMSSTARGVGLRVDHWVDERRDPVRATDAAGKFLNMLYQQFGSYYLAAAAYNGGPGRVSRGLARFQDELEEVAGDDRFFALAQQSYLRPETRNYVPQLIAAALIGKEPARYGLSVVDAAPPFAYDSVRVPALTSLGLVAELIGRPVAEVRDLNSHLLRGVTPPSGDDQLRLPVGSRELFETAWDTLPADTRRAFSTVRAKKGQTLAALARANGVDARRLAWYNPGLSSTKRLPAGREVLVPAVHVIAASRDVPNPSIERYGSAPSGANRVVHVVRRGESLGLIARRYRTTVAGLQRANGLKRTVVYPGQTIIIRTAGSRARPVAQRGVSAQAKKKPATRGKATAAKAVAPSKGAGAPKKGAKATQSSVPRPR; encoded by the coding sequence ATGATGATGCAACGACGTCGGGTCGTGCACATGGCGGCGATGGTGGCTGTGGCGGCGTGTGGTCGGTCGTTGACTCCGGCGGCCGCTCCCGTGCACGCCCCCGTGATCGCGATGCCGGGGCAGGATTCCTCCCCGCCAGCACTCCAGGACGCGGCGCCCCGCTCGGAGGAGAGCGCGAGCGTACCGGCGGTTGTCATTCCGGACTCGTTGTCCAGTTCGCTGGAGCGCTCAATTGCTAGCGTCGGGGCCGCACTCGGCATCCCCCCTTTGTCCATCGGTGAGACGGCGGCGCAACCGGTTGAGGCGGAGGCGGTCTCCTGGGACCTGGACGTCCTATCGTACGCGACGCAGGAACATGTGGCGCGATATGTCACGCTGTTCAGCGGGTCGGCCCGCGAGCGCATCCAGTCACGCCTGTCGCGCGGCAAGGCATATGAGCCGATGATCCGCGAGAAGTTCCGGTCGCGCGGTATCCCGGAAGACCTGTATTACCTCGCCCTGGTCGAGAGTGGATACGACCCGCACGCGTACTCGCGTGCGGCGGCCGTCGGGATGTGGCAGTTCATGAGTTCCACGGCGCGTGGCGTGGGGCTACGCGTGGATCATTGGGTGGACGAACGCCGGGATCCCGTTCGTGCGACGGATGCTGCCGGCAAGTTCCTGAACATGCTCTACCAACAGTTTGGCTCGTACTACCTGGCGGCCGCCGCGTACAACGGAGGCCCCGGCCGGGTGTCTCGCGGCCTTGCCAGGTTCCAGGATGAACTCGAGGAAGTGGCGGGTGACGACCGATTTTTTGCGCTCGCCCAGCAGTCGTACCTGCGCCCCGAGACCCGGAACTATGTCCCGCAGCTCATCGCGGCGGCCCTGATCGGGAAAGAGCCAGCACGATACGGTTTGTCAGTGGTGGACGCTGCCCCGCCGTTCGCGTATGACTCCGTGCGGGTGCCCGCCCTCACGTCGCTGGGGCTCGTGGCCGAGCTGATCGGTCGCCCCGTCGCCGAGGTGCGCGACCTCAATTCCCACCTGTTGCGCGGCGTCACTCCCCCGAGTGGGGACGACCAGCTCCGCCTGCCGGTTGGCTCGCGTGAGCTGTTTGAGACGGCGTGGGATACCTTGCCGGCGGATACAAGACGGGCCTTCAGCACCGTGCGAGCAAAGAAGGGGCAGACCCTCGCGGCGCTGGCCCGGGCGAACGGCGTCGACGCGCGCCGCCTGGCCTGGTACAACCCGGGCCTTTCCTCGACCAAGCGCCTGCCTGCCGGCCGTGAGGTCCTCGTTCCGGCGGTCCATGTGATTGCGGCGTCTCGCGACGTCCCCAATCCGTCCATCGAGCGATACGGGAGCGCACCAAGCGGCGCGAATCGGGTGGTGCATGTCGTTCGTCGCGGCGAGTCACTTGGCCTGATCGCACGCCGCTATCGGACAACGGTGGCGGGGCTGCAGCGCGCGAATGGGCTGAAGCGGACCGTGGTATACCCAGGCCAGACCATCATCATCCGGACGGCGGGGAGCCGGGCGCGGCCCGTGGCCCAACGTGGGGTATCGGCTCAGGCCAAGAAGAAGCCTGCGACACGGGGGAAGGCTACGGCGGCCAAGGCGGTCGCGCCGTCCAAGGGCGCCGGGGCTCCCAAGAAAGGTGCGAAGGCGACTCAGTCCAGCGTGCCGCGCCCCCGGTAG
- a CDS encoding ABC transporter permease translates to MVSVTTFAIMHLAPGGPSVLADPKLSEAERAAIIDRLGLDAPLPVQFTRWITRAAQGDLGTSFLYAAPTARTIADRIPNTLVLAGAALLLACALGVPAGIVAGAAPGGTLDRWAMRVSVAGIAVPVFWLGIMLILLFAVRLPWFPAGGITADVDGGGLMDRVRHLILPASTLALATTSELFRYARATVRDGRDATWWRVARARGVPRRRLVWRHAARHALVTLCSVLSVQLPRLVGGAAITETVFSWPGMGRLGVEAALARDYPLVMGVTLVVSLAVVLAGVLTDLGQLAADPRLRRA, encoded by the coding sequence ATGGTGAGTGTGACCACGTTCGCCATCATGCACCTGGCCCCGGGTGGCCCGTCCGTCCTCGCCGACCCCAAACTGAGTGAAGCCGAACGCGCGGCGATCATCGACCGCTTGGGACTCGACGCCCCCCTCCCGGTCCAGTTCACCCGCTGGATCACGCGGGCCGCCCAAGGTGATCTGGGGACGTCATTCCTCTATGCGGCCCCGACGGCGCGGACGATCGCCGACCGCATTCCCAACACCCTCGTCCTCGCCGGCGCGGCTCTGCTCCTCGCCTGCGCCCTCGGCGTTCCGGCGGGCATCGTCGCCGGTGCTGCCCCTGGCGGCACGCTCGACCGATGGGCGATGCGCGTCAGCGTGGCGGGGATCGCGGTGCCGGTCTTTTGGCTCGGCATCATGTTGATCCTCCTGTTCGCGGTCCGGCTCCCCTGGTTCCCCGCCGGAGGCATCACGGCAGACGTGGACGGCGGCGGCCTCATGGACCGGGTGCGGCACCTCATCCTGCCAGCGTCGACGCTGGCTCTGGCCACCACGTCCGAATTGTTCCGCTACGCCAGGGCCACCGTACGCGACGGACGCGACGCCACCTGGTGGCGCGTCGCCCGTGCCCGCGGTGTACCACGGCGCCGACTGGTGTGGCGACACGCTGCGCGCCATGCCTTGGTGACCCTGTGCAGCGTGCTCAGTGTACAGCTGCCTCGCCTCGTGGGCGGCGCGGCCATCACGGAGACGGTCTTCTCCTGGCCGGGCATGGGGCGCCTTGGGGTGGAGGCAGCCCTCGCGCGCGACTACCCGCTCGTCATGGGAGTCACCCTCGTCGTCTCCCTCGCGGTCGTGCTTGCCGGTGTGCTGACCGACCTCGGCCAACTCGCCGCGGACCCGCGGCTGCGGCGCGCATGA